The following proteins are encoded in a genomic region of Cryptomeria japonica chromosome 11, Sugi_1.0, whole genome shotgun sequence:
- the LOC131860014 gene encoding licodione synthase-like, whose product MLFVNVWAIHRDQRLWNKPLEFMPERLMEKEMQLNDIQMRGDDSEIIPFGAGRRGRPGVSLVWKILCSARELFCNHAFGGKEPTYRYEQLVERFVQVCRDLLLSLKVLGSQVCGRDDKYWNLELEKARVTQPNDVRRCLKISFDNLDSVEKHIFMDIACFYNAR is encoded by the exons ATGCTATTTGTGAATGTATGGGCAATTCATAGGGACCAAAGATTGTGGAATAAACCACTAGAGTTTATGCCAGAGCGTTTGATGGAGAAGGAGATGCAGTTAAACGACATACAAATGAGAGGGGATGACTCCGAGATAATTCCTTTTGGAGCAGGAAGAAGAGGACGCCCTGGTGTTTCACTG GTTTGGAAAATTTTATGTAGTGCTAGAGAACTCTTCTGTAATCATGCTTTTGGCGGAAAGGAACCAACCTATCGATATGAGCAGCTGGTTGAAAGGTTCGTGCAAGTCTGTAGAGATTTACTCCTCTCACTCAAAGTTTTGGGCAGCCAAGTTTGTGGAAGGGATGACAAGTATTGGAACTTAGAATTGGAAAAAGCTAGGGTTACCCAGCCCAATGATGTCAGGCGATGTCTTAAAATCAGCTTTGACAATTTGGACAGTGTGGAGAAACATATTTTTATGGATATTGCGTGTTTCTATAATGCCAGATAA
- the LOC131076769 gene encoding xanthotoxin 5-hydroxylase CYP82C4: MDTIFSTVSVILVGAATIFLVTAILVKYLGNYRSRLPPGPRAIPVIGHLHLLRDKSRPTHHILNSLSSIYGPIMHLKFGSVHVLVISSSDLARECFTVNDKAFASRPRLAHAQHLGYNYSMLGWAPYGPFWRNARKICVLEVLSSKRIQSFRPKRMKEISKAVNSLFQQSQLQSIVNMRSVLSQLTFNILMAMIVDERYFGEQSGISVELVTRLIKETSVLKGVICIGDYIPWLKWLDLQGYEKAMKKVQGKLDLFMQRILDKHRNGLNEERVMEDFIDVLISQAEENSEAIPDKDAFIKATALVMLNAGSDTSSVALEWAITMLLQHPQVMKKAQEELDYKVGRERIVEESDIHQLTYLQAIVKETLRLHPSAPLLLPHKSIEACTIGGYHIPAGTTLMVNAWAIHRDPKVWNKPLEFIPERFIEKAIEVDSMQMRENEFEMIPFGAGRRSCPGASLAMSMVQTTLARLLQSFDWFVPDGRVTDVNEGVSFTMPRAIPLEVTIKPRLSYHLYQ, encoded by the exons ATGGACACAATATTTTCTACGGTGTCAGTTATTCTGGTAGGAGCCGCCACAATTTTTCTTGTGACAGCAATTCTAGTAAAATACCTTGGAAATTATAGGAGCCGCCTCCCTCCAGGCCCCAGAGCCATTCCTGTAATTGGTCACCTTCATCTTCTCAGAGATAAAAGTAGGCCAACTCATCATATTCTAAATTCACTCTCATCGATCTATGGGCCTATTATGCATCTCAAATTTGGTAGCGTTCATGTTTTGGTGATAAGTTCTTCAGATTTAGCCAGAGAATGTTTTACGGTAAATGATAAGGCTTTTGCTTCTCGCCCTCGGCTTGCACATGCCCAGCACTTGGGCTACAACTATTCTATGTTGGGTTGGGCTCCTTATGGCCCCTTCTGGAGGAATGCTAGAAAAATCTGCGTGCTTGAGGTTCTGTCTTCCAAAAGAATCCAATCATTTAGACCCAAGAGAATGAAAGAGATTTCTAAGGCAGTAAATTCTCTGTTTCAACAGTCACAATTGCAGAGTATTGTGAACATGAGAAGTGTTTTGTCCCAACTGACTTTTAACATACTGATGGCTATGATCGTAGATGAGAGGTATTTTGGCGAGCAATCAGGTATTTCGGTAGAATTGGTTACCCGTCTGATTAAAGAGACATCTGTCCTGAAAGGAGTAATTTGTATTGGGGATTATATTCCCTGGTTGAAATGGCTTGATTTGCAGGGGTACGAGAAGGCTATGAAGAAGGTACAGGGGAAACTAGATTTGTTTATGCAGAGAATTCTGGACAAGCATAGGAATGGATTAAACGAGGAGAGAGTGATGGAAGACTTTATCGATGTGCTGATCTCGCAGGCAGAGGAGAATTCTGAAGCGATTCCTGATAAAGATGCATTCATTAAGGCAACTGCTCTT GTTATGTTAAATGCAGGATCTGATACATCTTCAGTTGCACTAGAGTGGGCAATAACAATGTTACTGCAACATCCCCAAGTAATGAAAAAAGCACAAGAGGAACTTGATTATAAAGTTGGACGAGAGAGAATTGTGGAGGAATCAGATATCCACCAGTTAACATACCTGCAAGCAATAGTTAAAGAGACTTTGCGTCTTCATCCATCGGCACCTCTGTTGTTGCCACACAAATCTATTGAGGCTTGCACAATAGGAGGATATCATATTCCTGCAGGAACAACGCTCATGGTAAATGCATGGGCAATTCATAGAGACCCGAAAGTGTGGAATAAGCCACTAGAATTTATACCAGAGCGTTTTATAGAGAAGGCGATAGAGGTAGATAGCATGCAAATGAgagagaatgagtttgagatgatTCCTTTTGGGGCAGGGAGAAGATCATGTCCAGGTGCTTCTTTGGCAATGAGTATGGTGCAAACAACTCTTGCAAGATTGTTGCAGAGCTTTGACTGGTTTGTTCCAGATGGAAGAGTCACTGACGTGAATGAAGGGGTCAGTTTTACAATGCCAAGAGCAATTCCTTTGGAGGTTACCATCAAGCCTCGTCTTTCCTATCATCTATACCAGTAA